Proteins encoded together in one Micromonospora auratinigra window:
- the nuoL gene encoding NADH-quinone oxidoreductase subunit L — protein sequence MVTLASAEPTGAVAFATASGLLGSFWLLVAIPLVSAAILLLLGRRADRWGHWLGVAAIGAAFVLGLTYFFQLRGLENKQVQLSLWQFIAAGDLKVDFGLLFDPLAAVFVLLITGVGFLIHLYAVEYMAHDEGRRRFFGYFNLFVAAMLLLVLGNNYVMLYFGWEGVGLASYLLISFWYGRPSAATAGKKAFLMNRVGDAGLAIGIFVLFAQLGSTQYEDVFNGVGAMSQTTVLVLGLLLLLGAAGKSGQFPLQAWLPDAMEGPTPVSALIHAATMVTAGVYLIARSNPIFSANATLQLVVVSVGAITLLMGCVIGAAKDDIKRVLAWSTVSQIGYMFLGVGLGGAAYALAIVHLLAHGFFKANMFLGAGSVMHGMNDQVDIRRFGGLSKYMKVTWLTFMMGWLAIIGMFPFSGFFSKEPIIVAAFEREGWTAWLFGGAALLGAGLTAFYMTRLFVLTFHGPKRWTEEIEHPHESPKLMTIPLILLAIGSVAAGFLMKSAVPDWLEATAGLGGQEEAHEPVLAHWLLTTLSLLVTVLGAGLAWFLFRNGTATEPQPAGVVVTAARRNLYTDAFNEAVFEKPGIFLTRALVFLDNRGVDGLVNGLAAAVGGGSGRLRRLQTGFVRSYATSILTGALLVVAAFLAVQAGWLA from the coding sequence CGGGCCGACCGCTGGGGTCACTGGCTGGGCGTGGCGGCCATCGGTGCCGCCTTCGTGCTCGGCCTGACCTACTTCTTCCAGCTCCGCGGCCTGGAGAACAAGCAGGTCCAGCTGAGCCTCTGGCAGTTCATCGCGGCCGGTGACCTGAAGGTCGACTTCGGGCTGCTCTTCGACCCGCTGGCCGCGGTCTTCGTGCTGCTGATCACCGGGGTGGGTTTCCTGATCCACCTCTACGCGGTCGAGTACATGGCGCACGACGAGGGCCGGCGACGGTTCTTCGGGTACTTCAACCTGTTCGTCGCCGCGATGCTGCTGCTGGTGCTCGGCAACAACTACGTGATGCTCTACTTCGGCTGGGAGGGCGTCGGCCTGGCGTCTTACCTGCTGATCTCCTTCTGGTACGGCCGCCCCAGCGCGGCCACCGCCGGCAAGAAGGCGTTCCTGATGAACCGGGTCGGCGACGCCGGCCTGGCCATCGGCATCTTCGTGCTCTTCGCCCAGCTCGGCAGCACCCAGTACGAGGACGTCTTCAACGGCGTCGGCGCGATGAGCCAGACCACCGTGCTGGTGCTGGGCCTGCTGTTGCTGCTCGGCGCGGCCGGCAAGTCCGGCCAGTTCCCGCTCCAGGCCTGGCTGCCGGACGCGATGGAGGGTCCGACCCCGGTCTCCGCGCTCATCCACGCGGCCACCATGGTCACCGCGGGCGTCTACCTGATCGCGCGTTCCAACCCGATCTTCTCGGCCAACGCCACGCTCCAGCTCGTGGTGGTCAGCGTCGGCGCGATCACCCTGCTGATGGGCTGCGTCATCGGCGCGGCCAAGGACGACATCAAGCGGGTGCTGGCCTGGTCGACGGTGAGCCAGATCGGCTACATGTTCCTCGGCGTCGGTCTCGGTGGCGCGGCGTACGCGCTGGCCATCGTGCACCTGCTGGCGCACGGTTTCTTCAAGGCCAACATGTTCCTCGGCGCCGGCTCGGTCATGCACGGCATGAACGACCAGGTGGACATCCGCCGCTTCGGCGGGCTGTCCAAGTACATGAAGGTCACCTGGCTGACCTTCATGATGGGCTGGCTCGCCATCATCGGCATGTTCCCCTTCTCCGGCTTCTTCTCCAAGGAGCCGATCATCGTGGCCGCGTTCGAGCGGGAGGGCTGGACCGCCTGGCTCTTCGGCGGGGCCGCGCTGCTCGGCGCCGGGCTCACCGCGTTCTACATGACCCGGCTCTTCGTGCTCACCTTCCACGGCCCGAAGCGGTGGACCGAGGAGATCGAGCACCCGCACGAGTCGCCGAAGCTGATGACCATCCCGCTGATCCTGCTGGCGATCGGCTCGGTGGCGGCCGGCTTCCTGATGAAGAGCGCGGTGCCGGACTGGCTGGAGGCGACCGCCGGGCTCGGCGGCCAGGAGGAGGCCCACGAGCCGGTCCTCGCGCACTGGCTGCTCACCACGCTCTCGCTGCTGGTGACGGTGCTCGGCGCCGGGCTGGCCTGGTTCCTGTTCCGCAACGGCACGGCCACCGAGCCGCAGCCGGCCGGCGTCGTGGTCACCGCCGCCCGCCGGAACCTCTACACGGACGCCTTCAACGAGGCGGTCTTCGAGAAGCCGGGCATCTTCCTCACCCGGGCGCTGGTCTTCCTCGACAACCGGGGCGTCGACGGGCTGGTCAACGGCCTCGCCGCCGCGGTGGGCGGTGGCTCGGGCCGGCTCCGGCGGCTGCAGACCGGCTTCGTGCGGTCGTACGCGACCTCGATCCTCACCGGCGCGCTGCTCGTGGTGGCGGCGTTCCTGGCGGTGCAGGCGGGGTGGCTGGCGTGA
- a CDS encoding NADH-quinone oxidoreductase subunit M codes for MSNFPFLSVLTVAPLVGALVVALLPRRRPDLAKLVAFGWSLLVLVLSVVMWFTFSADGDRFQFRESYPWIPTWGVNFTFEVDGIALVMLMLIAILVPLVILASWHDAESSKRSVPVYFALLLILESTMIGVFAASDVFLFYVFFEVMLVPMYFLIGSYGGHQRQYAAVKFFLYSLVGGLFMLAAVIGLWVVGGKTFDWQALSQANFATDTARWLFLGFFLAFAIKAPFFPFHTWLPDAGGAAPAGAAALLVGVLDKVGTFGILRYCLPLFPEASRWFAPYALALGVIGIIYAALLAVGQNDLKRLVSYTSIAHFGFIGVGIFAFTTQAGTGAVLYMLNHGLATGLLFLVVGMLIARRGSALISDFGGAGRLVPVLAGVLFFAGLASLALPGTAPFVSEFLVLIGTFTTNKPVAVIATLGIILAAAYVLWMIQRTTQGTLNPGLTEVEGMRRDLTLREKIVVAPLIALIVLLGFYPKPVTDVINPAVKATMQDVGRTDPAPAVGSVQEAAK; via the coding sequence ATGTCCAACTTCCCGTTCCTCTCGGTGCTGACCGTGGCACCGCTGGTCGGCGCGCTGGTCGTGGCCCTGCTGCCACGCCGCCGGCCGGACCTGGCCAAACTGGTGGCGTTCGGCTGGTCGCTGCTGGTGCTGGTGCTGTCGGTGGTCATGTGGTTCACCTTCTCCGCCGACGGTGACCGGTTCCAGTTCCGCGAGTCGTACCCGTGGATCCCGACCTGGGGCGTCAACTTCACCTTCGAGGTGGACGGCATCGCGTTGGTGATGCTGATGCTGATCGCGATCCTGGTGCCGCTGGTGATCCTGGCCTCCTGGCACGACGCCGAGTCGTCCAAGCGGTCGGTGCCGGTCTACTTCGCGCTGCTGCTCATCCTGGAGAGCACGATGATCGGCGTCTTCGCGGCGTCCGACGTCTTCCTGTTCTACGTGTTCTTCGAGGTCATGCTGGTGCCGATGTACTTCCTGATCGGCAGCTACGGCGGCCACCAGCGGCAGTACGCGGCGGTCAAGTTCTTCCTCTACTCGCTGGTCGGCGGCCTGTTCATGCTCGCCGCGGTGATCGGCCTCTGGGTCGTCGGCGGGAAGACCTTCGACTGGCAGGCGCTGAGCCAGGCGAACTTCGCGACGGACACCGCCCGCTGGCTCTTCCTCGGCTTCTTCCTCGCGTTCGCGATCAAGGCGCCGTTCTTCCCGTTCCACACCTGGCTGCCGGACGCCGGTGGCGCGGCCCCGGCCGGTGCCGCGGCGCTGCTGGTCGGCGTGCTGGACAAGGTCGGCACCTTCGGGATCCTGCGGTACTGCCTGCCGCTCTTCCCCGAGGCGTCGCGCTGGTTCGCGCCGTACGCGCTGGCGCTGGGCGTGATCGGCATCATCTACGCCGCGCTGCTGGCGGTCGGGCAGAACGACCTGAAGCGGCTGGTGTCGTACACCTCGATCGCGCACTTCGGGTTCATCGGCGTCGGCATCTTCGCCTTCACCACCCAGGCCGGCACCGGCGCGGTGCTCTACATGCTCAACCACGGGCTCGCCACCGGCCTGCTCTTCCTGGTGGTCGGCATGCTGATCGCCCGCCGCGGCTCCGCGCTGATCAGCGACTTCGGTGGGGCCGGCCGGCTGGTGCCGGTGCTGGCCGGGGTGCTCTTCTTCGCCGGTCTCGCCTCGCTGGCGCTGCCCGGCACCGCGCCGTTCGTCTCCGAGTTCCTGGTGCTGATCGGCACGTTCACCACCAACAAGCCGGTCGCGGTGATCGCCACGCTCGGCATCATCCTGGCCGCGGCGTACGTGCTGTGGATGATCCAACGGACCACCCAGGGCACCCTCAACCCGGGCCTGACCGAGGTCGAGGGCATGCGTCGCGACCTGACCCTGCGCGAGAAGATCGTGGTCGCCCCGCTGATCGCGCTGATCGTGCTGCTCGGCTTCTACCCCAAGCCGGTCACCGATGTCATCAACCCCGCCGTCAAGGCGACCATGCAGGACGTCGGCCGGACCGACCCTGCGCCGGCGGTCGGCAGCGTCCAGGAGGCCGCAAAATGA
- the nuoN gene encoding NADH-quinone oxidoreductase subunit NuoN produces MTELKLPSIDYAALAPILIMLGAALLGVLVEAFVPRRLRNGVQLGLALLAVLAALTMVILEADDRLLTAGRAIAVDGPTLFLQGSILILATMALLLIGERAVERGGAFVAHAAVTAESVDDRRQAENVGGTTEVYPLATFAIGGMLIFVAANDLLTMFIALEVFSLPLYLLCALARRRRLLSQEAAMKYFLLGAYASAFFLFGVALIYGFTSGIPGRPAGVDFATVHAAVADSSTSPTLLYAGMALLAIGLLFKAAAAPFHVWTPDVYQGAPTPVTGFMAACTKVAAFGALLRVFHVAFSGAAWDFTPVLGTVAVLTMLVGAVLAVTQTDIKRLLAYSSIANAGYLLVGVLAPSKSGLSGTMFYLVAYGFSVIAAFAVVTLVRDADGEATHLSRWAGLGRRSPFFAAIFTFILLAFAGIPLTSGFTSKFAVFGPAWESGNAWLVIAGVLTSMVLAFPYLRVVVMMWLSEPGEATPTVAVPGALTSAALAIGVLATLVLGVAPTQLLELANGAAEFVR; encoded by the coding sequence ATGACCGAGCTGAAGTTGCCGTCGATCGACTACGCGGCGCTCGCTCCGATCCTGATCATGCTGGGCGCCGCCCTGCTCGGCGTCCTGGTCGAGGCGTTCGTGCCGCGCCGGCTGCGCAACGGGGTGCAGCTCGGGCTCGCCCTGCTGGCGGTCCTCGCCGCGCTGACCATGGTGATCCTGGAGGCGGACGACCGGCTGCTCACCGCGGGTCGGGCCATCGCGGTGGACGGGCCCACGCTCTTCCTCCAGGGCTCGATCCTGATCCTGGCCACCATGGCGCTGCTGCTCATCGGTGAGCGCGCGGTGGAGCGGGGCGGGGCCTTCGTGGCGCACGCGGCGGTCACCGCCGAGTCGGTCGACGACCGGCGGCAGGCCGAGAACGTCGGCGGCACCACTGAGGTGTACCCGCTCGCCACCTTCGCGATCGGCGGCATGCTGATCTTCGTGGCGGCGAACGACCTGCTGACCATGTTCATCGCGCTCGAGGTCTTCTCGCTGCCGCTCTACCTGCTCTGCGCGCTGGCCCGTCGCCGGCGGCTGCTGAGCCAGGAGGCGGCGATGAAGTACTTCCTGCTCGGCGCGTACGCCTCGGCGTTCTTCCTGTTCGGGGTGGCGCTGATCTACGGCTTCACCTCGGGCATCCCGGGTCGCCCGGCCGGCGTCGACTTCGCCACCGTGCACGCGGCGGTCGCCGACTCCTCGACCAGCCCGACACTGCTCTACGCCGGCATGGCGCTGCTCGCCATCGGCCTGCTCTTCAAGGCCGCCGCGGCGCCGTTCCACGTCTGGACGCCGGACGTCTACCAGGGCGCGCCGACGCCGGTGACCGGCTTCATGGCGGCCTGCACCAAGGTTGCCGCGTTCGGCGCCCTGCTGCGGGTCTTCCACGTGGCCTTCTCCGGGGCCGCCTGGGACTTCACCCCGGTGCTGGGCACGGTGGCGGTGCTGACCATGCTGGTCGGCGCGGTGCTGGCGGTCACCCAGACCGACATCAAGCGGCTGCTCGCGTACTCGTCCATCGCGAACGCGGGCTACCTGCTGGTGGGCGTGCTGGCGCCGAGCAAGAGCGGGCTCTCCGGCACGATGTTCTACCTGGTCGCGTACGGCTTCTCGGTGATCGCCGCGTTCGCCGTGGTGACCCTGGTCCGGGACGCCGACGGGGAGGCCACCCACCTGTCCCGCTGGGCCGGCCTGGGGCGGCGCTCGCCGTTCTTCGCCGCGATCTTCACCTTCATCCTGCTGGCCTTCGCCGGTATCCCGCTGACCAGCGGGTTCACCAGCAAGTTCGCGGTCTTCGGGCCGGCCTGGGAGAGCGGGAACGCCTGGCTGGTGATCGCCGGTGTGCTGACCAGCATGGTGCTGGCCTTCCCGTACCTGCGGGTCGTGGTGATGATGTGGCTCTCCGAGCCGGGCGAGGCCACCCCGACGGTCGCCGTGCCGGGCGCGCTCACCTCGGCGGCTCTGGCCATCGGCGTGCTCGCCACGCTGGTGCTGGGCGTGGCCCCGACGCAGCTGCTCGAACTGGCCAACGGTGCGGCCGAATTCGTCAGATGA
- a CDS encoding polyprenyl synthetase family protein — MVEGVIPAGERSGATGPGGRPGPEATGQFGALGLHLADPRVEASVLGILEGVEAELRASVASADPLVTEAARHLVEAGGKRFRPLLVALGAQFGDPTGPQVVPAAVVMELTHLATLYHDDVMDEAAVRRGAPSANSRWTNSVAILVGDYLFARAADIAADLGPDAVRLQARTFARLVHGQIAETVGPRGTDPVAHYLHVIAEKTGSLIATSARFGGMFGGASAEHTEALAGYGETIGVAFQLSDDLLDIASESVQSGKTPGTDLREGVPTLPVLYALASDDSDAASVRLREVLATGPLVDDALHAEALGLLRESPALKRARETVRSYAEDARSRLAPLPEGPSRRALESLCDYIADRTS; from the coding sequence ATGGTTGAAGGCGTGATTCCGGCTGGCGAGCGTTCAGGTGCCACCGGCCCCGGCGGTCGCCCGGGCCCGGAGGCCACGGGTCAGTTCGGCGCGCTCGGCCTGCACCTCGCCGATCCCCGCGTCGAGGCCTCCGTGCTGGGCATTCTCGAAGGCGTCGAGGCGGAGCTGCGGGCCAGCGTCGCCAGCGCCGACCCGCTCGTCACCGAGGCGGCCCGGCATCTGGTGGAGGCCGGCGGGAAGCGGTTCCGTCCGCTGCTGGTCGCGTTGGGTGCGCAGTTCGGCGATCCGACGGGCCCGCAGGTCGTACCGGCCGCCGTGGTGATGGAACTCACTCACCTGGCGACGCTCTACCACGACGACGTGATGGACGAGGCGGCCGTGCGCCGGGGCGCTCCGAGCGCCAACTCCCGCTGGACCAACTCCGTCGCCATCCTGGTCGGTGACTACCTCTTCGCCCGCGCCGCGGACATCGCGGCCGACCTGGGCCCGGACGCGGTCCGTCTCCAGGCGCGTACCTTCGCCCGACTGGTGCACGGGCAGATCGCCGAGACGGTCGGGCCGCGCGGTACCGACCCGGTCGCGCACTACCTGCACGTCATCGCCGAGAAGACCGGTTCGCTGATCGCCACCTCGGCCCGCTTCGGCGGGATGTTCGGTGGTGCCTCCGCCGAGCACACCGAGGCCCTGGCCGGGTACGGCGAGACCATCGGGGTGGCCTTCCAGCTCTCCGACGACCTGCTGGACATCGCGAGCGAGTCGGTGCAGTCGGGCAAGACGCCGGGCACGGACCTCCGCGAGGGAGTGCCGACCCTGCCGGTGCTCTACGCGCTCGCCTCCGACGACTCCGACGCGGCCAGCGTACGGCTGCGGGAGGTGCTCGCCACCGGCCCGCTGGTCGACGACGCGCTGCACGCCGAGGCGCTCGGCCTGCTGCGCGAGTCCCCGGCGCTCAAGCGGGCCCGGGAGACGGTGCGCAGCTACGCCGAGGACGCCCGCTCCCGCCTCGCCCCGCTCCCCGAGGGCCCCTCCCGCCGCGCCCTGGAGTCCCTCTGCGACTACATCGCCGACCGCACCAGCTGA
- a CDS encoding MFS transporter translates to MTDTALHPSPSAARQTVRASAGAITTTIACVLPVFLVGGLAVQMGRDLGFSPAGLGLAVSVYFGVSALASIPSGALVGRYGSAGVARAGILLSAGSLLAVAALARSYPALVGLLAVGATANALGQLASNDALARHVPPHRQGLSFGVKQAAVPASTLLAGAAVPTVALTVGWRWAFVVAAVAALAALPAVPEQERDRARSTAGGRAGRAAGPLVVVGLAATLAAAAANALGTFLVDSAAGRGLPPALAGLTLTLGGVVCVLARIGAGWLADRRHSGHVALIAGMLVVGAGGLALLAVAGPVPLVAGVVLGFGLGWAWPGLLNFAVVRLHPQAPAAATSITQTGVYAGGCLGPLGLGTLAGALGYPAMWLAAATAMLVAAALMLTGARLLTR, encoded by the coding sequence ATGACCGACACCGCGTTGCACCCCTCGCCCTCCGCTGCCCGGCAGACCGTCCGGGCGAGCGCCGGGGCCATCACCACCACCATCGCCTGCGTGCTTCCCGTGTTCCTGGTCGGCGGGCTCGCCGTGCAGATGGGACGGGACCTCGGCTTCTCCCCCGCCGGACTGGGCCTGGCCGTCTCGGTCTACTTCGGGGTGAGCGCGCTCGCCTCGATCCCGTCCGGCGCGCTGGTGGGGCGCTACGGCAGCGCCGGGGTGGCCCGGGCCGGCATCCTGCTCTCCGCCGGCTCGCTGCTGGCCGTGGCGGCGCTGGCCCGCTCGTACCCGGCGCTGGTCGGGCTGCTGGCGGTCGGCGCCACGGCGAACGCGCTCGGCCAGCTCGCCAGCAACGACGCGCTGGCCCGGCACGTGCCCCCGCACCGGCAGGGGCTCTCCTTCGGGGTGAAGCAGGCGGCCGTCCCGGCCTCCACCCTGCTGGCCGGCGCGGCGGTCCCCACCGTCGCGCTCACCGTCGGCTGGCGCTGGGCGTTCGTGGTCGCCGCGGTGGCGGCGTTGGCCGCGCTGCCCGCCGTACCGGAGCAGGAGCGGGACCGGGCACGGTCGACCGCCGGTGGACGTGCCGGGCGGGCGGCGGGCCCGCTCGTGGTGGTCGGGCTGGCCGCCACCCTGGCCGCCGCCGCGGCCAACGCGCTGGGCACCTTCCTGGTCGACTCCGCCGCCGGTCGTGGCCTCCCGCCGGCGCTGGCCGGGCTGACCCTCACCCTGGGCGGCGTGGTCTGCGTGCTGGCCCGGATCGGTGCCGGCTGGCTCGCCGACCGCCGACACAGCGGACACGTGGCACTGATCGCGGGCATGCTCGTGGTGGGTGCCGGTGGGTTGGCCCTGCTCGCGGTGGCCGGTCCGGTGCCGCTGGTCGCCGGCGTGGTGCTCGGGTTCGGCCTCGGCTGGGCCTGGCCCGGGCTGCTGAACTTCGCGGTGGTCCGGCTGCACCCGCAGGCCCCGGCCGCGGCCACCTCGATCACCCAGACCGGCGTGTACGCGGGCGGCTGTCTGGGCCCGCTCGGTCTCGGCACCCTGGCCGGCGCCCTCGGCTATCCCGCCATGTGGCTGGCCGCCGCCACGGCGATGCTCGTGGCCGCCGCCCTCATGCTCACCGGCGCCCGCCTCCTCACCCGCTGA
- a CDS encoding IclR family transcriptional regulator, whose protein sequence is MRDPLAEPSDLIRSVSRALRVLESVGRAPRGLTVKQIARRCELTVATTYHLVRTLAYEGYVIRREDGTYIVGLEVADRYRELVTAFRGPQAVGESLRRAAADTGWSHYLGRFVGGQVAITAVAEGPRSPYLEDLVPGFDEGAHATALGKSLLATLSADQRFRYLREYGMRPFTNATLTTTEAFEADLAAGDRRGMQLELGQFRQGVACAAVLVTPDKDIERRVVLACALPASEMMTSARVVRAKLLTAARSIADGIAADVV, encoded by the coding sequence GTGCGCGACCCCTTGGCGGAACCTTCGGACCTGATCCGAAGTGTCTCCCGCGCGCTTCGTGTGCTCGAATCGGTCGGCCGTGCGCCGCGGGGCCTCACCGTCAAGCAGATCGCCCGCCGGTGCGAGCTGACCGTGGCCACCACCTACCACCTGGTCCGCACCCTCGCGTACGAGGGCTACGTGATCCGCCGCGAGGACGGCACGTACATCGTCGGCCTGGAGGTGGCCGACCGCTACCGGGAGCTGGTGACCGCGTTCCGGGGGCCGCAGGCGGTCGGTGAGTCGCTGCGCCGGGCCGCCGCGGACACCGGCTGGAGCCACTATCTGGGCCGCTTCGTCGGCGGCCAGGTGGCGATCACGGCGGTCGCCGAGGGGCCGCGCTCGCCGTACCTGGAGGACCTGGTGCCCGGCTTCGACGAGGGCGCCCACGCCACCGCCCTGGGCAAGAGCCTGCTCGCCACCCTCAGCGCCGATCAGCGCTTCCGCTACCTGCGGGAGTACGGCATGCGCCCGTTCACCAACGCCACCCTGACCACAACGGAGGCGTTCGAGGCCGACCTGGCCGCCGGCGACCGCCGGGGCATGCAGTTGGAGCTGGGCCAGTTCCGGCAGGGGGTGGCCTGCGCCGCCGTGCTGGTCACCCCGGACAAGGACATCGAGCGCCGGGTGGTGCTGGCCTGCGCGCTGCCGGCCAGCGAGATGATGACCTCCGCGCGGGTGGTCCGGGCCAAGCTGCTCACCGCCGCCCGCTCGATCGCCGACGGCATCGCCGCCGACGTCGTCTGA
- a CDS encoding sigma-70 family RNA polymerase sigma factor: MEGRTHRRSPRRRKRGAPISDHDAQLLRALHDEHADALFAHALRLVNGDQSRAEDLVQETLLRAWRHPESLDPRRGSVRAWLFTTARNLAIDAWRRRSTRVGEVYTDELPEPPETIDEAERAVEAWTVAEALNRLSPTHREVLVECFYQGRSVAEAAARLGVPPGTVKSRTHYALRSLRLVLAEMGVTG; the protein is encoded by the coding sequence ATGGAAGGGCGAACGCATCGCCGGTCTCCCCGCCGCCGGAAGCGAGGTGCCCCCATCAGCGACCACGACGCCCAACTGCTGCGCGCGTTGCACGACGAGCACGCGGACGCGCTCTTCGCGCACGCCCTGCGGCTGGTCAACGGCGACCAGTCGCGCGCCGAGGACCTGGTGCAGGAGACCCTGCTCCGGGCCTGGCGGCACCCGGAGTCGCTGGACCCGCGGCGCGGCTCGGTCCGTGCCTGGCTCTTCACCACCGCCCGCAACCTCGCCATCGACGCCTGGCGGCGCCGGTCCACCCGGGTCGGCGAGGTCTACACCGACGAGCTGCCCGAACCTCCCGAGACGATCGACGAAGCGGAGCGCGCGGTGGAGGCGTGGACCGTGGCCGAGGCGCTCAACCGGCTCAGCCCGACCCACCGCGAGGTGCTGGTGGAGTGCTTCTACCAGGGTCGTTCGGTGGCCGAGGCGGCCGCCCGGCTGGGCGTACCGCCGGGGACGGTGAAGTCGCGCACCCACTACGCGCTGCGCTCACTACGGTTGGTGCTGGCCGAGATGGGGGTGACCGGATGA
- a CDS encoding anti-sigma factor family protein yields the protein MTRCEFAHDDGAYVLGALAPAERAAYERHLAGCAACREAVAEIAVLPGLLGRLDPAGLEQFLEVGPETSRVPALLDEARERRRRERSRSRRRYAVTALAAAVLAVLAGLGVAQLRPVGPAPAPQVSLATMRPVAGTVPVHAEIGLTDKKWGTEVTLRCGYDQRTGDREAYTFRLVAHGPDGATEQVATWLAAPGDNLRMTGATHFTHGELVRLELLRADNTPVLAYDLR from the coding sequence ATGACCCGCTGCGAGTTCGCACACGACGACGGGGCGTACGTGCTGGGCGCCCTCGCGCCGGCCGAGCGGGCCGCCTACGAACGGCACCTGGCCGGCTGCGCGGCCTGCCGGGAGGCGGTGGCCGAGATCGCCGTACTGCCCGGCCTGCTGGGCCGGCTCGACCCGGCCGGGCTGGAGCAGTTCCTGGAGGTCGGCCCGGAGACCTCCCGGGTGCCCGCGCTGCTCGACGAGGCCCGGGAGCGGCGGCGCCGCGAGCGGTCCCGCTCCCGCCGGCGGTACGCGGTGACCGCGCTCGCCGCGGCCGTCCTGGCGGTGCTGGCCGGGCTGGGGGTGGCCCAGCTGCGGCCGGTGGGTCCCGCCCCGGCCCCGCAGGTGTCGCTGGCCACGATGCGGCCGGTCGCCGGCACCGTGCCGGTGCACGCCGAGATCGGGCTGACCGACAAGAAGTGGGGCACCGAGGTCACCCTGCGCTGCGGGTACGACCAGCGGACCGGCGACCGGGAGGCGTACACCTTCCGGCTGGTGGCGCACGGCCCGGACGGCGCCACGGAGCAGGTCGCCACCTGGCTCGCCGCGCCCGGGGACAACCTGAGGATGACCGGCGCGACCCACTTCACGCACGGCGAACTGGTCCGCCTCGAACTGCTGCGTGCCGACAACACCCCGGTCCTCGCCTACGACCTGCGTTGA
- the rarD gene encoding EamA family transporter RarD, with amino-acid sequence MNQLRLGYLYGLGAYLLWGFFPIYLKLLRPAGPVEILAHRIVWSVVFVALLLAALRNIAFLRALARRPRALAGITVAAALIAVNWGTYIYGVNSDRVVETALGYFINPLVSVLLGVLVLRERLRPAQWAALGVGGSAVAVLTVDYGRLPYLALTLAASFAGYGLVKKRLALPAAEGLFVESAVLALPALAYLAWLGGRGTFGHVSAVHTALLVLAGAATAIPLLLFAGAANRLPLSTIGMLQYLAPILQLGCGVLIYHEPMPPARLAGFALVWLALLVFTVDALRHARRNRTTAARNATSPVPAPTR; translated from the coding sequence GTGAACCAGCTCCGCCTCGGCTACCTGTACGGCCTCGGCGCGTACCTGCTCTGGGGTTTCTTCCCGATCTACCTGAAGCTGCTCCGACCGGCCGGCCCGGTGGAGATCCTCGCCCACCGGATCGTCTGGTCGGTGGTCTTCGTCGCCCTGCTGCTGGCCGCGCTGCGCAACATCGCCTTCCTGCGCGCGCTGGCCCGGCGGCCCCGGGCCCTCGCCGGCATCACCGTGGCCGCCGCGCTGATCGCGGTCAACTGGGGCACCTACATCTACGGGGTGAACTCCGACCGGGTGGTGGAGACCGCCCTGGGCTACTTCATCAACCCGTTGGTCTCCGTGCTCCTCGGCGTCCTCGTGCTGCGCGAGCGGCTCCGGCCGGCGCAGTGGGCGGCCCTCGGCGTCGGTGGGTCGGCGGTCGCCGTGCTGACCGTCGACTACGGCCGGCTGCCCTACCTGGCGCTCACCCTGGCCGCCAGCTTCGCCGGGTACGGGCTGGTCAAGAAGCGGCTCGCGCTGCCCGCCGCGGAGGGGCTCTTCGTCGAGTCGGCGGTGCTGGCGCTGCCGGCGCTGGCGTACCTGGCCTGGTTGGGCGGGCGCGGCACCTTCGGCCACGTCTCGGCCGTGCACACCGCGCTGCTGGTGCTGGCCGGCGCGGCCACCGCGATCCCGCTGCTGCTCTTCGCCGGGGCGGCGAACCGGCTGCCGCTGTCCACCATCGGCATGCTCCAGTACCTGGCCCCGATCCTCCAGCTCGGCTGCGGGGTGCTGATCTACCACGAGCCGATGCCGCCGGCCCGCCTCGCCGGCTTCGCCCTGGTCTGGCTCGCCCTGCTGGTCTTCACCGTCGACGCGCTGCGGCACGCCCGCCGCAACCGCACCACGGCCGCCCGGAACGCGACGAGCCCGGTGCCCGCCCCGACCCGCTGA
- a CDS encoding GNAT family N-acetyltransferase — protein MFTLTRSDGYQLSTDPDRLDLDRVHHWLCTDAYWALGRERDTVERAFAGSIGFGVYRPGDGRQVAVARVVTDRATFGWLCDVYVDRAERGRGLGGWLAATVRDHLAELGVRRLLLATADAHGLYAKVGFTPVAAERYLELDRRVKPVTSKDQAGVPPLTVEA, from the coding sequence GTGTTCACTCTGACCCGCTCCGACGGTTACCAGCTCAGCACCGACCCCGACCGGCTCGACCTGGACCGGGTGCACCACTGGCTCTGCACCGACGCGTACTGGGCGCTCGGGCGGGAGCGGGACACCGTCGAGCGGGCCTTCGCTGGCTCGATCGGCTTCGGCGTCTACCGTCCCGGCGACGGCCGGCAGGTCGCGGTGGCCCGGGTGGTCACCGACCGGGCCACCTTCGGCTGGCTCTGCGACGTGTACGTGGACCGGGCCGAGCGGGGCCGGGGGCTGGGCGGCTGGCTGGCCGCCACCGTCCGCGACCACCTGGCCGAACTGGGTGTGCGCCGGCTCCTGCTGGCCACCGCCGACGCCCACGGGCTGTACGCGAAGGTCGGCTTCACGCCGGTCGCGGCGGAGCGGTACCTGGAGCTGGACCGCCGGGTGAAGCCGGTCACCAGCAAGGATCAGGCCGGCGTACCACCCCTTACGGTGGAGGCGTGA